In a genomic window of Balaenoptera ricei isolate mBalRic1 chromosome 3, mBalRic1.hap2, whole genome shotgun sequence:
- the LOC132363099 gene encoding LOW QUALITY PROTEIN: olfactory receptor 7E24-like (The sequence of the model RefSeq protein was modified relative to this genomic sequence to represent the inferred CDS: inserted 1 base in 1 codon), with protein sequence MPIYLFPFFSSRLFFFQRCLSYTEXGNVTSVSEFFLTGLSDDPELQPLLFILFLSLYLVTVLGNLLIILAVTSDPHLHTPMYFFLSNLSLVDISFISTTVPKMIVNIQTHSRVISYEACLAQMSFFILFVCMDGMLLTAMAYDRFVAICHPLRYQIIMNPRLCCFLVLVSFFVSLLDSQVHNLTVLQVACFKNVEISNFFCDPSQLLKLACSDTFTNNIVLYFFGATFAFLLFSGIFFSYYKILFSILRVPSSGRMYKAFSTCGSHLAVVCVFYGTSLGVYLSSAISQSPRKDTVASVVYTVVTPMLNPYIYSLRNRDIKKAMWRFLSKTF encoded by the exons ATGCCCATttacttgtttccttttttttccagccgtcttttctttttccaaaggtGTCTAAGCTACACAG CTGGAAATGTAACAAGTGTCTCAGAATTCTTCCTCACAGGCCTCTCAGATGATCCAGAACTGCAGCCTTTGCTCTTTATCCTGTTCCTGTCCTTGTACCTGGTCACCGTGTTGGGGAATCTGCTCATCATCCTGGCTGTTACCTCTGACCCCCACCTTCACACCCCCATGTACTTCTTCCTCTCCAACCTGTCCTTGGTTGACATCAGTTTCATCTCCACCACCGTCCCCAAGATGATTGTGAACATCCAAACTCATAGCAGAGTCATCTCCTATGAAGCCTGCCTGGCACAGATgtctttttttatcctttttgtgtgtatggATGGTATGCTTCTGACTGCAATGGCTTATGACAGGTTTGTGGCCATCTGTCACCCACTGCGCTACCAGATCATCATGAACCCACGCCTCTGTTGCTTCTTAGTTTTGGTGTCATTTTTTGTTAGCCTTTTGGACTCCCAGGTGCACAATTTGACTGTGTTACAAGTTGCCTGCTTTAAGAATGTGGAAATTTCTAATTTCTTCTGTGACCCTTCTCAACTCCTCAAGCTTGCCTGTTCTGACACTTTCACCAATAACATAGTCCTGTACTTTTTTGGTGCCacctttgcttttctccttttctcagggATCTTTTTCTCttactataaaattcttttttccattctgaGAGTCCCCTCATCAGGTCGAATGTATAAAGCCTTCTCCACCTGTGGTTCTCACCTGGCagttgtttgtgtattttatggAACCAGCCTTGGTGTGTACCTCAGCTCAGCCATCTCACAATCTCCCAGGAAGGACACAGTGGCCTCGGTAGTGTACACTGTGGTCACACCCATGCTGAACCCCTACATCTACAGTCTGAGGAACAGAGACATCAAAAAGGCCATGTGGAGGTTCCTCAGCAAAACGTTCTAA